The Brassica napus cultivar Da-Ae unplaced genomic scaffold, Da-Ae ScsIHWf_2363;HRSCAF=3052, whole genome shotgun sequence DNA segment CTCCAAACAATAGTATTATCGCATCCGtgaaattttccaaacataAAAGTGCAGTACTTGCcgcaagtcggagatattcgtcattcGCATCTCCGGCTTTCCATATGCCAACATTCGTATCGCTGAAGTGCATTTTTGAAGTGCAGATAGGCCGCACCTTCCGTGACCATTTCTTCGTTGCTGAAAGTATGGAACTTCATTATTTAGGCGTtcgacaatgcgaaggaacaaAGGTTTGTTTTCATTCGAAACACCGCCTAAACATTTCCGGTGGGTAGTTGGATTTTCGCTAAAATAGTCGTGCCATAGTTGATTGTGTCCTTGTTCCCGATCTCTTTCGATATACCCTCGTCTCTTCGGGTCGTTGGCAATAACGGAGTCCATGAAATCATCAATTTGTTCGTCGACCATTTCTTCAAATACTTCATATACTTCATCATTTGAGAGCTGACATTGTTcccttatttaaaaaaaaaattaatacaattatcaatttattatatgcctagtataaattaaaaaattaattaatccaaactaaaatttttaaaatttttaaataaactgtgtaaaattaacaatttttaaaatgttaaaataaacataattaagtaagttttaaaaaataccaAACTCGGTTACATAGCTTAGAATTCTTTAACATagcttatattataaaaaaaacatggatTATTAAATACTATATTGTACGTGttgatttttaaagaaattagaATTCTTTAACATAGCTTATTGGCAATGTTTTGActacaaaaaagaaaatatctttGAATTCAAACGTGACATTTTAACAGCTTTGCTACCATATTGTAATGAAATACAAGTGCAACAGAAATACAAGTGCAAacagaaaatttaaatataccgATTACTCTTTGGAAATGAAATACAAGAGGAAATGTTCAAGTGCTCTTCTGTTCTTCGTTTGTAGTAGATCAAGTGCGAATGAAACTACAAGAGGAAATTATATATGATGATTCAGAAAAACAATGAGAAGAAGTTGAGTTCTCATTTAGAAACATACATGAAGAGAGCATATTAATATATGCTGGTTTGTTACATAAACCTGACATGAAAGTATGTAGAAACAAAGTACAACCCGTGAGTTCAGAACATAGTAGCAGTGTAAAACAAACTAACAAATAGTACACTGCATCCGTAGAGAAAAAGCAACAACAGCCAGCAACATCAGACATAGCAACCCGTGATCCAGACATGATGACAATCCCCGTGACCtgcaaaacaaaaaccaaactaCAAAGTTTAAAACTCTTTCTGTTCACGCAAGTTAATAATAAGAAACAGAGATTCTACCAAGTTACAAACTTATGACCCTATTGAGCAAGTATTACTAAACTACAAAGTAAAATCCCATGACCCATGGCTCAACTATTCAGAGATTCTCTACCATTGATTTTAACTAAACTTATTGAGGCAAGTAAATAATGAAAAAACAGTAGTTAACCAATTCAATCTAGCAGTTCAGAAACGAGTTTGTTTTTGAGACTGATTTCATTTGGAGATAGATCAGTCTCATTTTGGCTAGGAGACGATCAAGGAGTTTCTGCGGGGATATTTTCTTTCTCGCAGCCAGGATGCTCCTCTATTGATCGAAAGCAGCTTCATTCCCGTGCCGCTTGCACTGCTTGCTTCGCAGCCTTTACACCCCGCCGGTCTAACCTCCTCCTCAGGCTCACCTCTTCATTCTccttccttttctccttccaggcatctctggtcttggagtatgacTTCCATTTCTGATATATCTCAGTTCCCTCCAACAGTGTTCCATGGCAAACTTGGCAATGGTAATCATTAAAGAAGATGTCTGTGGCAGCCTTCAtgacatcattctcattttgaCCACTAGATTGCTCCTTCAATGCCGCCTCATAACTCCCCACGAACTTGCACACCTGCTCGTTCACCCTTCCCCACCTCGGCTTACACTGACTCCATTCTCTAGGAACTGAGCCAGTGAGCTGGGGCGCTTGAATTGAAGT contains these protein-coding regions:
- the LOC125600714 gene encoding uncharacterized protein LOC125600714 produces the protein MLLSVTSRREDPFGRELSSTSIQAPQLTGSVPREWSQCKPRWGRVNEQVCKFVGSYEAALKEQSSGQNENDVMKAATDIFFNDYHCQVCHGTLLEGTEIYQKWKSYSKTRDAWKEKRKENEEVTGIVIMSGSRVAMSDVAGSTKKWSRKVRPICTSKMHFSDTNVGIWKAGDANDEYLRLAASTALLCLENFTDAIILLFGGEYLRRPTPEDLQRLLDAGRGTRVSDMIGSIDCMHWEWKNCPTA